Part of the Aquimarina sp. MAR_2010_214 genome is shown below.
TCCAATTTTAAATCGGTTTAATACGGTTTGTGTTTTCATTAAATTTAATTTTGAGTTTAATTTTGAGTTTATGATTTTAATCTAATTTGTGCACATTGTTTAAACTCTTTACACCTCAAATTAGTCTTTAAGATGGAGTTAAAAAAACAGTTAAACTTTCTTAAAACTAGTGATCCTATTCAAAAATTTGACGAAATCAATATGATATGATTTGACTTTGGAAACAAAATAAATCATAAAAAAAACCTGAATCAATAATTGAATTGAGATTCAGGTTTTAATATATAAAACAGTGAATATTTTTTATTACGAGATCAATCCTTTTGCCTTAGAATTTCTTGAAAACCAAACTAAAAAGATTGCAACGATAATGACTATGATTGGCATTATAACCCGGTTACCAGACAATTGTACAAAATTCTGTAAGAAAAAATTATAAGTAGCTTGTGCAAGAACGGCAATGAGCGAAAGAAGTAGAAGAGGAGAGGCCCATTTTTTTCTTAGGAGTAACGCAATACAACCTATAGCTCCTGCAAATACCGCAATAGCAAAAGCAGCAGTTACCCAAGCCGGTGTGTTATTATAGAAGTTTTGTTCTCCTTCAGGCAAGGTTGCCAAAACTTCATCCGTCATAAAAGCTTGACCAATGTAAGCCATTACACCCATGATATTCCATAAAAGTGCTAAGACACTAATAATCCAGAACCATACTGGTATTTTTATTGTTGTTTTCATAACCTGTTGATATTAAGTTGTTTTGTTGTAACAATGTAACCAGAAACTCTCTGAAATACAAATAGAGGGTTTCATGAGGTTGTTTTTAAGAATAAAATAGATAAAAGAACACCTATTCATCTAAGCATCAAAATATCGATAAGAATTAGTACATTTAATATAAGTTTACTTGGATTGTCAAATTCTATCTTTACTCTAAAACCTGATTATTACATATGTCAAGACCTATAAAAAAAGACAAAATTATTAAGCAATATGATCTAGAGATGGGTAAGGTCTTTTTTTATGAGAATTACCTGATAATTGAAGTAGCAGAAGGGGTTTGTTTTGATTATGAAAAAGCAGAGGTATTATCCTTGTTAACAAATTTACACTTTGGTGACCGCTCTTTCGGTTATGTCTCTCATAGAGTAAACTCATATTCACTAGAGGCCATAGATTATATGAAAATACAAGATGTATTTCCTAATATGAAGGCTTTTGCTGCTGTTACATATAATGAACTTCAAAAAACAAGCATCAGAATAGAAAACATGTTTCATCAAGATGGTATAGTATCTTTTGATAATATTGAAGAAGCAATTAAATGGGTTACAGAAAAATTAGAAAACGATTCAAGTAAGTAGCTTTAAAAAAATTAAGACAGATTATCTAAATAATCATTTAAATCATCTAAAGCTCCATCCCAGAATTGCTCATAAAACTTTAACCATTGATTTACTTCTTTTAATGGATTAGCATTAGCATAGCAAAAACGTTCTCTCCCTTTGGTATCAATATGGATCAAACCAGCTCCTTCTAGAGTTTTTAGATGTTTAGTAATGCCTTGACGACTAATATCAAATTGACTTGATATTTGTGTAATAGGAAGGGCAGTAGTTGCAACCACCAAAGCGTGAAAAATTTCACGCCTTGTGGGATCTGCAACAGCTTTTAATATTGTGGTGATTCTATCCTGCATGAACCATTTGTTTTAGGTAATCCGTTAATCCCGAAATACAATTATCCCATCCACCATCAAAATTGTTAAACATTTCAATAGCAGTTTCTCCTTTGTAACCAGAAATACCAGAATGCTCTAAGTATAATTTAGTTCCTCCTTCAGTTTCTTCTAATACCCATTTAACAGTAGTTTCTATTGGTGCTTCTGTTACAATCCACGAATATACTAAAGTATACGGATTTGCTTGTTTTACTTTACCTTTAATAGGAGAGCAATTTTCACCAGAAGAGTTAAATATATACTGATACCCTTTTTCAGCTTTAAAATCAGCTTCCAAAAACCAAGTTGAAATCTCCTTAGCATCAGTTATCGCGTTCCATACTTTATCAATAGGGTGATTAAGTATCTTTTCTTTGATTATTACATCTTTCATATTTATTATGTTTTTAATATTAATACGCAACTATATGGTTGCAAATATAAGTATATATTTTTAATACGCAACTTTAAGGTTGCTTAAAGAGATAAACAAGTAGTATAATACTCACATTTATAGAAAAACAATTGGCTAATTATTAAAAATAGAATATTTTGTGTTTATGGAAAGTATAATTGATTATTTTGAAACGATACCATCATCTCATCGTAGTCTAATTTTGGTAGGAGGGATTACCTTTTTCTGGCTTATAGAGTATGCGATACCCTTGTTTAAATTTGAGTATAAAAAGTTTATGCATGCATGGCCAAATATTTTTTTTACACTAACCACTATAGTAGTAAATTTTGTATTAGCATTTATATTACTTAAAACCAGTGATTGGACAGTAGAGAATCAATTTGGAATATTGCAATGGCTAGCATTACCACAATGGGCTACTATAATACTTGGTATTGCTTTACTGGATCTTATAGGAGCATGGTTAGCACATTATGTTCAGCATATCATAAAACCATTATGGATGTTTCATCTCATTCACCATACCGATAATCATGTAGATACCACAACAGCCAATAGACATCATCCTGGAGAGAGTGTTATACGATTTTTGTTTACTACTCTGGCTGTATTTATTGTGGGAGCACCCGTAGGTATAATTATGTTGTATCAATCTTTATCTGTAGTATTATCCCAATTTAATCATGCCAATATATCTTTACCAAAAAAAGTAGATGATATAATAAGTTGGATTATAGTTTCTCCGGATATGCATAAAGTACACCATCATTATGTATTGCCATATACCGATACCAACTATGGTAATATTTTTTCTATTTGGGACAGAATTTTTGGAACTTTTGCCAAGATACAAAATGAAGATTTGATATATGGAGTGGATACATATCCAGATGTGGATTCGAATGCAAATGTGGGTAAATTATTGAAACTTCCTTTTTCGAAATATCGTGCACCAACAGGAGCAAAATTTGAATCCGAAAAACCGTAGTTTAATTCACTAAAACAGAAACTCATGAAAATTACATCTTTTATTTGTTGTATCATCATTTCTACAGGGCTTTGGGCACAAACTAAAAGTGCTATTCTGGACTTTGAACCTGATCAGAACTATGATAATATATTAGTCAAGAAAGTGTATACTGATGCACATACTTCGACTTTTATGATATGGATAAAAAAGAATGTAAAACCTCATAAACATATAAAACATACCGAGCAAGTACTAGTGTTAGAGGGTAAAGCCAGTGTGCAATTAAATGATAAAGAAATTATAGTACAAAAAGGAGACTGGGTTACTATACCTGAACAAACTATACATGCGGTAAAAGTCTTATCAAAAATACCACTGAAAGTAATTTCTGTTCAAACTCCAGAATTTAAGGGAGAAGACCGAGTGTTTGTAGAGTAATATTAATTACGGTTAAAACACAAACTTTTCATAAAATAAACCTACTGTATTTAATTAAAAAGTAATTTGAAAACTGAAGTAGTCGTAAAAATGTTTGATATGAGACAACGAATACAGTTTTTGGTTTTATCAGTTTTGATTTTGATAGTAGATATTGGTTATGCCCAATATAAGAAAACGGATTGGGAAGAAAGAGATACCTGGATGAATGTACCCAAAATCTTTAAACTTGCAGAAATAAATCAAGGTAATGAAGTTGCAGATGTAGGATGTCATGAAGGCTATCTTACGATGCATCTGGCTCAAAAAGTAGGAGAATTAGGTAAAGTATATGCTGTAGATGTAAGAGAAGATAGACTTGAAAAATTAGATAAATATATTGATGATCGTAAACTTAAAAATATAGAAACCATAGTTGGGGATTATGATAACCCCAAATTACCAAATGATACATTAGATGTAGTTGTTGTAATGGATACATATCATGAGATGGATGACTACATGAAAATTCTGGGGCATATAAAAAAATCTCTTAAACCGGGAGGAAGGATTGTTATTATTGAAAAATTCAAAGAACATATGCTCAATACATCAAGAGCAGAGCAAACAGAAAAGCATACATTATCTCTAAACTATGTGAAGCAAGAACTACAAAAAGCAGGATTTTCGATATCTAAAGAAATTAAGGATTTTGGAAAATGGAAAAATGAATCTGATAAAACCATATGGATTTTGGTAGGAATTCATAATAACTAATTTTCTTAGTAAACATAATTAATTCCTTATACCCGTTTCTAGTTTTTCTTTTATAGTTTTGATATAATACATCTCAAATAATAGACGTAAACTTCTGTTCTACCGTCTATACTTCACCAACATAAATAGGACTTAGTTGTTCTATTTCTTGTTCGGTATATATCCGTGATTTGATTACAAAACGAATTCCCATAGGGATTTCAAGAGAAAAACTAGATCCTCTACCTGGCACAATATCTATGGTTAATTGTGTATGTTTCCAATATTCAAATTGATCTCTAGACATATAAAAGTTACAACCATAAATATTACCCAACCAGATGTCGGTTTCATTAATTATTAATTCTCCTTTTTGAAAACACATTGGGGAGGAGCCATCGCAGCACCCTCCGCTTTGATGAAACATCAACTCCCCATGTTTTGCAGTAAGGGTATCGATTACAGTTTTTGCTGCATCGGTAATCCTAATACGTGGTATCATTTTGTTTATTTTTTAGAAGAAACCCATTGCTTTTTTATCGTATGATATAAGCATATTTTTGGTCTGTCGATAGTGATTAAGCATCATTTTATGTGTTTCTCTACCGATACCAGATTTTTTATATCCTCCAAAGGGAGCATGCGCGGGGTAAGTATGATAGCAATTTACCCAAACACGACCTGCTTGTACAGCTCTTGAAACCTGATAAGCCTGATGTGTATCACGCGTCCATACTCCGGCGCCTAATCCATAAAGTGTATCGTTAGCAATTTCAATAGCTTCTGCCTGATCTTTAAATGTGGTTACACAAGCTACAGGTCCAAATATTTCTTCTTGAAATACACGCATTTTGTTATTTCCTTTTAGAAGTGTTGGTTGTATGTAGTAACCATTCTCTAGACCCTCGATATAGGCAGATTCTCCTCCTGTTAGTACTTCACACCCTTCTTCTTTGCCAATAGAAAGATAGTTTAGGATTTTTTCATATTGATCATTAGAAGCTTGTGCGCCCATCATAGTTTCAGGATCTAGAGGATGTCCTAATTTAATAGCTTCTGTACGCTCGATAACACGTTCTATAAATTGGTCATAGATATTTTCCTGGATCAAAATTCTTGAAGGACAGGTACATACTTCTCCTTGATTAAGAGCGAACATTACTGCTCCTTCCAGAGATTTATCAAAAAATTCATCATCCGCTTCCATTATACTTTCAAAAAAGATATTTGGGGATTTTCCTCCAAGTTCTAAGGTTACCGGAGTTATATTTTTTGATGCGTATTGCATGATGAGCTGCCCTGTAGTAGTTTCTCCGGTAAAAGCTACTTTATTAATACGTGGGCTTGATGCTAATGGTTTACCTGCTTCAACTCCAAAACCATTCACTACATTAAGAACACCTGCAGGAAGTATACCTTCTATAAGTTCCATTAAAATCATGATTCCTACGGGGGTTTGTTCTGCTGGTTTTAAAACCACACAGTTTCCTGCAGCCAGCGCTGGAGCAATTTTCCATGTAGCCATTAATAATGGGAAATTCCAAGGGATGATTTGCCCTACCACCCCAAGAGGTTCTGGTACATTTATAGATACCGTATTTGCGTCGAGTTCACTAACCGACCCTTCTTCTGCCCGAATTACACCAGCAAAGTATCTAAAATGATCAATAGCCAGTGGGAGATCTGCGGCAAGAGTTTCACGTAATGCTTTTCCGTTATCCCAGGTTTCTGCCCGAGCTAATACTTCCAGGTTCTCTTCTAATACTGTTGCAATTTTCAATAAACAATTACTGCGATATGTAGCAGAAGAATTGTTCCACTCTGGTGCTGCTTTCCATGCAGCGTCAATAGCAAGTTCTATATCCTCATTTGTAGAACGAGCTACTTTGGTAAAACTAACCCCATCAACCGGAGAAATGTTTTCAAAATATAAGCCCTTTACTGGCGAGGTCCATTTTCCTCCAATATAATTATCATATTGGTCCTTAAAACTAGGTCTTTCCATTTTACTTTTTGGGGATGCTTGTGAGATACTCATAATTTTAGATTTAAAGGTTTTTAAGTAATAAAATGTGTGTTTTATTGTCTACATATATAATGTATTGACAAGAAGAGATCTATCCTTAAATATACGGTATTTTGAGCATATTTTTTAATGAACATTGTTAATATTATTGTGAGGTTTTAAGGAGTGTAATACTTGTGTATTTATAATGATGGAAGTATTTATAGCTATTGTTAATGATTTTTGGAAACACTACCTGGCATGACAGCTAAATCATAAAAAAACTAAGAAATTTTATCGCATATTTAATGAAAAAACATATAAGTATTTAATGTCTTTTTTTAAGGAAAACTACTAAAAAAAAAGAAGATTATAAAGCTGAAAATTCCACAACAAACTGAATAGTTATATAGTGTATTTATAGTAACTGTTTTGCGTTGTTTTTCATAATGTTTTCTATAAGAAAAGATTAGGAGAAACGCTTTCTAAAACAAAGAGAAAGTGTTTCTATCTAATTATCAATGAATTTAGTACCTTTAGTTTTGATATTTATTACACAATATCATTAAAACCTAAATATTAACTCAATTTAAACTACTCTTAAAACCAATGAAAAAAAACATCATGTTAATGCTGTTGGTGTCATGCACCATGAGCATTTCTCTTTTTGCGCAAAAAAGTAATAAAGAGCTCGCTAATGAATACCTGAACTTAAAAGGAGAAGTAATTTTCAGCTTCACAATTAACAACAAATCAGAATTAAGTACTATTACCAAAGAATTGGCTATTGTTCATTTTGATGAAAATACTAATAGTGTAAAAGCAATGGCTAATAAAAATCAGTTTTCATCTTTTTTACAAAAAAAAGTTGCTTTTACAGTCACTTCAGAAGACAATATCATAGGATATAGAACTATGACTTCTGATTTAGCTATAAAAGCTGCTACGTTTCCACTTACTGCATATCCAACATATGCTGATTATGTAACAATGATGAATGATTTTGCTACTAGTAACCCGTCCTTATGTAAGGTAGAAAATATCGGAGCTACGGTTGAAGGAGATAAATCTCTATTGTTTGTAAAACTATCAGATAATGTAAACCAGAATGAGCAAGAACCCAGAGTAATGTATACTTCCACTATGCATGGTGATGAAGTAGCAGGCTATCCTATGATGCTTAATCTTATTGATTATTTGCTTGGAGCTTATAACAATACAAGTCATCCAAAACATGCTGAGATTAAAAATCTTTTGGATAATAATGAGGTTTGGATTAATCCACTGGCAAACCCCGATGGTACATATCGTAATAGTGCTAATAACACATCTATTGCTAATGCTACCCGAGGAAATGCTAATAATGTAGATTTAAACAGAAATTATCCCGATCCTGATGATGGGGCTCACCCTGATGGAAATACTTATCAGACAGAGACCGTCGCTTTTATGAATTTTGCTGATACTAAACATTTTGTATTGTCTGCTAATTTTCATGGAGGAATAGAATTAATCAATTACCCATGGGATACCTACGCAGGAGCACACCCTGATGAGGACTATTTTGTATACGTATCTAAAGAATATAGAGATCATTGTCAAGCCAATAGTCCATCTGGATATTTTACCGGACAAAATAATGGTATTACAAATGGGTATGCCTGGTATGAGGTACAAGGAGGCAGACAAGATTATCAGATATATAATCAAAAAGGAAGAGAAGTAACGGTTGAATTGTCAAACAATAAAACACCTGCTGCTAATCAATTAGTAAATTTTTGGAACTATAATAGAGAAGCTCTTTTGGCATTTTTGAAACAAATAAATTATGGTATCCGCGGAGTAGTAACTGATGCAGCAACCAACCAACCGATACAAGCAAAAGTAACAGTTGTAGGTCGTGAGAGCTATGATTCCTGGATACCAACAGAATTACCAGAAGGAGACTATTACAGACCTATAAAAGCAGGAACTTACAATATTTTGTATGAAGCAGAATGTTATGAATCACTTACTTTAACAGGAGTAACAGTGGCAGACTATGCTGCAGTGGTTAAAAACGTTCAATTAACGCCTATAGGCGGAGTAGCACCAACAGGGTTAGCAGCATCAAATATACAACCAACTACAGCAACATTAAGTTGGAGTGCAAACTCTGGTGCTACATATGATGTACGATATCGTGCTACAGGAATTTCAAATTGGACTACTTTATCTTCCAATACAAATACGATTAATATAACCGGGTTAACCGCTACAACTCAATATGAGGCTCAGGTAAGAAGCAATTGTACAGGAGGAGCAAGTTCTCCTTATGGTACCTTGATAAATTTCACAACTACGGATACTCAAGCTTGTACAGGGATAAATAGTTTTCCATATACAGAAAGCTTTGAGACTGGATTAGGCCTTTGGACTAATGCTACCGGTGATGATATTAATTGGACACGAGATTCTGGAGGAACTTCTTCGTCCTCTACGGGACCTTCGTCGGCTCAAGATGGTACTTTTTACTTATATACCGAGGCATCTACAAATGTTACACCGCCAGGAAGTCCAAATAAAAAAGCACTCCTTAATAGCCCCTGTATTGATTTGGCGACTCTTTCAGGTATTTCGTTAGAATTTGGATATCATATGTATGGTTCCAATATGGGAACCATGGAAGTCTTAGTGAGTACAGATGATGGAGCTAATTATACATCATTATGGACAAAGAGTGGAGATCTGGGAAATAACTGGAACCAAGCTACAATTGATCTTACTACATATGCAGGGTCAGTAATAAAATTACAATTTAAAGGTACTACAGGAACGAGTTTTAGAAGTGATATGGCAATAGATAATGTTAGCATAAAATCTTCTGCTCCCGATACAGAAGCTCCTTCTGTACCGACTGGACTAACAACATCGTCGGTTACTTCGACCACTATTGGGTTATCCTGGAATGCCTCGACAGATAATATTGGAGTGTCGGGATATGAAATATATCAGGGAGCTACTTTAGTTACTACAGAAACAAGTACTAGTTATACTGTTACTGGGTTGACTCCTAATACTAGTTATACTTTTTCTGTAAAAGCTAAAGATGCAGCAGGGAATACTTCTTCATCTAGTAATACAGCTAGTGCAACTACATCGGATACTTCAATCACATATTGTGCTTCTAAAGGGAATAATGTGAGTTATGAATATATCGATTATGTAGGATTAGGTGGTATTACAAATACGACAGCTGCAGATGGAGGGTATGGAGATTTTACCAATTTAATTGCAAATATCGGAACGGGAGCAAATACAATTGTAATAAGTGCTGGATTTGCAAATGCTTCATACAAAGAATATTGGAGTATTTGGATTGATTATAATCAAAATGGGACTTTTGATGCTGCTGAGCAGATTGTGTCAAATTTATCTAATAGTAGCGATAATCAATCTTTTAATTTTGATGTTCCTACTACAGCTGTAGCAGGTAATACAAGGATGCGTGTGTCTATGAAATACAGTACAGCATCTGGGCCGTGTGATACTTTTACTCATGGAGAAGTAGAGGATTATACAGTGAATATTAGTACAACTCTACTTTCTAAAGGAAATAAACCTTCTTTGGTAAATAATCTGGTATTGTATCCAAACCCGATAAAAGATGGAGTGTTATTTATAAAAAATATAAATCAAAAAAATGTATCTTTTAGAATCGTCAATTATATGGGGCAAATGGTAATGCAAGATCAATTATCGGAAGATAAAATCAATGTAGCCCATTTATCTAATGGAATGTACTTTTTAGAAGTCAATACAGGTAACAAAACGATTACCAAAAAGTTTATTATAACTAAGTAATTTTTATATACATGATATAAGCTTCCAGAAGATTTATCTTTTGGAAGCTTTTTTGATTAAACCTGTTCGATTTTTAGATTGAAATGCTGACCGTACTTATATTCTTTTTAATCCTAGGTTTCTAATACACTTGAGACAACAAGAGTTTTTGAAGAGGTTGATATAAAGCAAAAGTAAAGAAGTGTGTACTATGAGCTCTTTGGTCACTAATGAAGACGAACAGTTTATAAAAAATACAGTAGGAAAATCTATTTCATCAAAAACAAAATGTTTAGTTTTTAATAGTGTATAGAGCAAAAAAATCACCAATGGCTTTGGATACAAGATATGTGAAAATTGATATTCTTGTGGTGGCTATGATTTGCTTCACTTTACTATTGACATCATTTTTGATAGTGCATTAATTAGAGAAAAACCAATTAGAGAAAGAAAAATACCGTCTTTAAAAATAAAAATTATTAAAAGAGAAATAAGTTAGTAATTATTTCTCTTTATAATCAATGATATCTCTTATTTCTACCCCCATATAATCAGCTATTTTCTTTAGCCGTTCAAAATCTTTTACCAAATCTTTTCGCTTAACTACATAATCTCCTGCCTGTGGGCTAACTCCTAAGGCCTTAGATATTCCGTATACCGTTTTAGCTCCTCTACTTTTTTTAAGGAGCCTTTTTAATTTCTTATTAATCATAAGAACAAATATACATATAACATTTGATTAGTCAAATAAATTTTTATTAAAAAAATATTTGATTATTAAAAAAATGTTTGTATATTCGTAGCATACAAATTCAAATCATCTAATTATGAAACTTTTATTTGCAATAGCTTTATTTTGCGTATCTATAGGAAATGCAACTACTTATAAAACAGGTGTTAACACTGAAGAAAAGGGGAAAAAAGAAAATAAGAAAGAGGTTGAAGAGAAGAAATCACAGAATAAAAATGTTCATTCTCTGAAGAAATGGAAAATGACGATTGAATATGTTAATGGAAATACTATAACAAAGACAATTGTTGTAAGTAAGAACTCTCGATTGAGTGCTTTAGAAACAGCTTTTGAAGAAGCAGAGAAGCACCTAAAAAATATAGAGAATATAAAAGAATATAATATATCTCCTGTAACAAGTTCTTATGTACTATTAGCAGGTGATTAAGAATTAATCAGTAACCCCTGAACTTACCTATTTTTATAAAAAAGAAGCCACATGATGTGGCTTCTTTTTTATGATTCAAACAGAGCGTCTATGTAATAAAGATATGAGATGTTTTTTTATGAAGAAGAGGTTTAATGTGTAACTATTTTTGAACATATTCGTCATATTTTAAACGATCAAAATGTCATCAAAGCTTAAATATATAATAAAGTACATCTGGATAGGTCTTGTTGCTATATGTTTGTTGATATATTTTATTTATCCAGACCTGTTTGCAAAAGAAAAAATTGCTTCTTTTGTAA
Proteins encoded:
- a CDS encoding M14 family zinc carboxypeptidase; protein product: MKKNIMLMLLVSCTMSISLFAQKSNKELANEYLNLKGEVIFSFTINNKSELSTITKELAIVHFDENTNSVKAMANKNQFSSFLQKKVAFTVTSEDNIIGYRTMTSDLAIKAATFPLTAYPTYADYVTMMNDFATSNPSLCKVENIGATVEGDKSLLFVKLSDNVNQNEQEPRVMYTSTMHGDEVAGYPMMLNLIDYLLGAYNNTSHPKHAEIKNLLDNNEVWINPLANPDGTYRNSANNTSIANATRGNANNVDLNRNYPDPDDGAHPDGNTYQTETVAFMNFADTKHFVLSANFHGGIELINYPWDTYAGAHPDEDYFVYVSKEYRDHCQANSPSGYFTGQNNGITNGYAWYEVQGGRQDYQIYNQKGREVTVELSNNKTPAANQLVNFWNYNREALLAFLKQINYGIRGVVTDAATNQPIQAKVTVVGRESYDSWIPTELPEGDYYRPIKAGTYNILYEAECYESLTLTGVTVADYAAVVKNVQLTPIGGVAPTGLAASNIQPTTATLSWSANSGATYDVRYRATGISNWTTLSSNTNTINITGLTATTQYEAQVRSNCTGGASSPYGTLINFTTTDTQACTGINSFPYTESFETGLGLWTNATGDDINWTRDSGGTSSSSTGPSSAQDGTFYLYTEASTNVTPPGSPNKKALLNSPCIDLATLSGISLEFGYHMYGSNMGTMEVLVSTDDGANYTSLWTKSGDLGNNWNQATIDLTTYAGSVIKLQFKGTTGTSFRSDMAIDNVSIKSSAPDTEAPSVPTGLTTSSVTSTTIGLSWNASTDNIGVSGYEIYQGATLVTTETSTSYTVTGLTPNTSYTFSVKAKDAAGNTSSSSNTASATTSDTSITYCASKGNNVSYEYIDYVGLGGITNTTAADGGYGDFTNLIANIGTGANTIVISAGFANASYKEYWSIWIDYNQNGTFDAAEQIVSNLSNSSDNQSFNFDVPTTAVAGNTRMRVSMKYSTASGPCDTFTHGEVEDYTVNISTTLLSKGNKPSLVNNLVLYPNPIKDGVLFIKNINQKNVSFRIVNYMGQMVMQDQLSEDKINVAHLSNGMYFLEVNTGNKTITKKFIITK
- a CDS encoding DUF779 domain-containing protein, with amino-acid sequence MIPRIRITDAAKTVIDTLTAKHGELMFHQSGGCCDGSSPMCFQKGELIINETDIWLGNIYGCNFYMSRDQFEYWKHTQLTIDIVPGRGSSFSLEIPMGIRFVIKSRIYTEQEIEQLSPIYVGEV
- a CDS encoding sterol desaturase family protein — translated: MESIIDYFETIPSSHRSLILVGGITFFWLIEYAIPLFKFEYKKFMHAWPNIFFTLTTIVVNFVLAFILLKTSDWTVENQFGILQWLALPQWATIILGIALLDLIGAWLAHYVQHIIKPLWMFHLIHHTDNHVDTTTANRHHPGESVIRFLFTTLAVFIVGAPVGIIMLYQSLSVVLSQFNHANISLPKKVDDIISWIIVSPDMHKVHHHYVLPYTDTNYGNIFSIWDRIFGTFAKIQNEDLIYGVDTYPDVDSNANVGKLLKLPFSKYRAPTGAKFESEKP
- a CDS encoding aldehyde dehydrogenase family protein; this encodes MSISQASPKSKMERPSFKDQYDNYIGGKWTSPVKGLYFENISPVDGVSFTKVARSTNEDIELAIDAAWKAAPEWNNSSATYRSNCLLKIATVLEENLEVLARAETWDNGKALRETLAADLPLAIDHFRYFAGVIRAEEGSVSELDANTVSINVPEPLGVVGQIIPWNFPLLMATWKIAPALAAGNCVVLKPAEQTPVGIMILMELIEGILPAGVLNVVNGFGVEAGKPLASSPRINKVAFTGETTTGQLIMQYASKNITPVTLELGGKSPNIFFESIMEADDEFFDKSLEGAVMFALNQGEVCTCPSRILIQENIYDQFIERVIERTEAIKLGHPLDPETMMGAQASNDQYEKILNYLSIGKEEGCEVLTGGESAYIEGLENGYYIQPTLLKGNNKMRVFQEEIFGPVACVTTFKDQAEAIEIANDTLYGLGAGVWTRDTHQAYQVSRAVQAGRVWVNCYHTYPAHAPFGGYKKSGIGRETHKMMLNHYRQTKNMLISYDKKAMGFF
- a CDS encoding helix-turn-helix transcriptional regulator, with translation MQDRITTILKAVADPTRREIFHALVVATTALPITQISSQFDISRQGITKHLKTLEGAGLIHIDTKGRERFCYANANPLKEVNQWLKFYEQFWDGALDDLNDYLDNLS
- a CDS encoding SRPBCC domain-containing protein, which gives rise to MKDVIIKEKILNHPIDKVWNAITDAKEISTWFLEADFKAEKGYQYIFNSSGENCSPIKGKVKQANPYTLVYSWIVTEAPIETTVKWVLEETEGGTKLYLEHSGISGYKGETAIEMFNNFDGGWDNCISGLTDYLKQMVHAG
- a CDS encoding class I SAM-dependent methyltransferase, giving the protein MRQRIQFLVLSVLILIVDIGYAQYKKTDWEERDTWMNVPKIFKLAEINQGNEVADVGCHEGYLTMHLAQKVGELGKVYAVDVREDRLEKLDKYIDDRKLKNIETIVGDYDNPKLPNDTLDVVVVMDTYHEMDDYMKILGHIKKSLKPGGRIVIIEKFKEHMLNTSRAEQTEKHTLSLNYVKQELQKAGFSISKEIKDFGKWKNESDKTIWILVGIHNN
- a CDS encoding cupin domain-containing protein produces the protein MKITSFICCIIISTGLWAQTKSAILDFEPDQNYDNILVKKVYTDAHTSTFMIWIKKNVKPHKHIKHTEQVLVLEGKASVQLNDKEIIVQKGDWVTIPEQTIHAVKVLSKIPLKVISVQTPEFKGEDRVFVE